A single window of Buteo buteo chromosome 15, bButBut1.hap1.1, whole genome shotgun sequence DNA harbors:
- the GINS1 gene encoding DNA replication complex GINS protein PSF1 isoform X2, with product MAGERAAGLVRELHRAGGGNLPPFRAEGLRQALEEMRALYERNQADVSEAKSGRTDLIFLIRFRHCCLLRNQRCVLAYLYDRLLRIRALRWEYGSVLPNTIQFHMSAEEVEWFNRYKKSLATYMRSVGGEEGLDLTQDIKPPKSLYIEVRCLRDYGEFEIDDGTTVLLKKNSQHFLPRWKCEQLIRQGVLEHILS from the exons atGGCGGGGGAGCGGGCGGCCGGTCTGGTGCGGGAGCTGCACCGCGCCGGCGGCGGGAACCTGCCGCCATTCCGG GCGGAGGGGCTGCGGCAGGCGCTGGAGGAGATGCGGGCGCTCTACGAGCGGAACCAGGCGGACGT gtCCGAAGCGAAGTCGGGACGGACCGACCTGATTTTCCTCATCCGGTTTCgccactgctgcctgctccGAAACCAGCGCTGCGTCCTGGCCTACCT GTACGACCGGTTGCTGCGGATCCGAGCACTAAGGTGGGAGTATGGCAGCGTCCTGCCAAACACCATCCAGTTTCACATGTCAGCTGAGGAA GTGGAGTGGTTCAATCGGTACAAAAAGTCTCTGGCTACCTACATGAGGTCAgtaggaggagaggaggggctGGACCTTACACAGGACATAAAACCTCCTAAAAGCCTGTACATCGAA gtgCGGTGTTTAAGAGACTATGGAGAATTTGAGATCGATGATGGTACCACCGTCCTGTTGAAGAAGAATAGCCAG cACTTTTTACCCCGCTGGAAATGCGAGCAGTTAATCAGACAAGGAGTCCTCGAGCACATTCTGTCTTAA
- the GINS1 gene encoding DNA replication complex GINS protein PSF1 isoform X3, with protein MAGERAAGLVRELHRAGGGNLPPFRAEGLRQALEEMRALYERNQADVSEAKSGRTDLIFLIRFRHCCLLRNQRCVLAYLYDRLLRIRALRWEYGSVLPNTIQFHMSAEEVRCLRDYGEFEIDDGTTVLLKKNSQHFLPRWKCEQLIRQGVLEHILS; from the exons atGGCGGGGGAGCGGGCGGCCGGTCTGGTGCGGGAGCTGCACCGCGCCGGCGGCGGGAACCTGCCGCCATTCCGG GCGGAGGGGCTGCGGCAGGCGCTGGAGGAGATGCGGGCGCTCTACGAGCGGAACCAGGCGGACGT gtCCGAAGCGAAGTCGGGACGGACCGACCTGATTTTCCTCATCCGGTTTCgccactgctgcctgctccGAAACCAGCGCTGCGTCCTGGCCTACCT GTACGACCGGTTGCTGCGGATCCGAGCACTAAGGTGGGAGTATGGCAGCGTCCTGCCAAACACCATCCAGTTTCACATGTCAGCTGAGGAA gtgCGGTGTTTAAGAGACTATGGAGAATTTGAGATCGATGATGGTACCACCGTCCTGTTGAAGAAGAATAGCCAG cACTTTTTACCCCGCTGGAAATGCGAGCAGTTAATCAGACAAGGAGTCCTCGAGCACATTCTGTCTTAA
- the GINS1 gene encoding DNA replication complex GINS protein PSF1 isoform X1, which translates to MAGERAAGLVRELHRAGGGNLPPFRAEGLRQALEEMRALYERNQADVSEAKSGRTDLIFLIRFRHCCLLRNQRCVLAYLYDRLLRIRALRWEYGSVLPNTIQFHMSAEEVEWFNRYKKSLATYMRSVGGEEGLDLTQDIKPPKSLYIEVRCLRDYGEFEIDDGTTVLLKKNSQVPMTRECGPFSSFPFALLTSPAYPSFTACHSFCTCSSLHMLQAVCVAQDCGSALPDLVPQCSRHTAPQSWLCAATNPVCLGLKEGLSVFLCSTFYPAGNASS; encoded by the exons atGGCGGGGGAGCGGGCGGCCGGTCTGGTGCGGGAGCTGCACCGCGCCGGCGGCGGGAACCTGCCGCCATTCCGG GCGGAGGGGCTGCGGCAGGCGCTGGAGGAGATGCGGGCGCTCTACGAGCGGAACCAGGCGGACGT gtCCGAAGCGAAGTCGGGACGGACCGACCTGATTTTCCTCATCCGGTTTCgccactgctgcctgctccGAAACCAGCGCTGCGTCCTGGCCTACCT GTACGACCGGTTGCTGCGGATCCGAGCACTAAGGTGGGAGTATGGCAGCGTCCTGCCAAACACCATCCAGTTTCACATGTCAGCTGAGGAA GTGGAGTGGTTCAATCGGTACAAAAAGTCTCTGGCTACCTACATGAGGTCAgtaggaggagaggaggggctGGACCTTACACAGGACATAAAACCTCCTAAAAGCCTGTACATCGAA gtgCGGTGTTTAAGAGACTATGGAGAATTTGAGATCGATGATGGTACCACCGTCCTGTTGAAGAAGAATAGCCAGGTACCCATGACAAGAGAGTGCGGTCcattctcttccttccctttcgCTCTCTTGACATCCCCTGCTTATCCCAGCTTCACAGCATGTCACAGTTTCTGCACATGTAGCTCCTTGCACATGCTGCAAGCTGTCTGCGTGGCCCAGGACTGCGGTTCAGCTCTGCCTGATCTGGTACCACAATGCAGCAGGCATACAGCACCACAGAGCTGGTTGTGTGCAGCAACAAATCCAGTCTGCCTGGGTTTGAAGGAAGGtttgtctgtgtttctgtgcagcACTTTTTACCCCGCTGGAAATGCGAGCAGTTAA